A segment of the Bacteroidia bacterium genome:
CTTTGCTTTTGTAGCCCATTAGCAAAAATTCAATTATTGGATTAAAAAGACAAATCTACGCAACATTATTGAGCTGCTCTTTTATTTTTTCAATTTCTTCCTTAATTCTGACGACTATTTTTTGTATCTCTATGTGATTAGATTTGACGCCTAACGTATTTGCTTCTCGATGCATTTCTTGAGCAATGAACTGCAATTTTTTTCCATTATTTTGCGGACTTTCTAAACTTTCTACAAAGTATTGGCAGTGATGTAATAGACGAGTTTTTTCTTCTGTAATGTCATATTTTTCAGCATAATATACCAACTCTTGCATCAATCTATCCTCATTCAAGTTGACGGAATACTCTTTGAGAATTTGGAGCAATTTATCTTTCATCGCAGGAATACGGTTGAGCTCATATTTTTCTATTTCCATGGTAAGACTCTGAATTTTTTTTACACTTTCTTTTAAGAATTTGGCTATGTTTTTACCTTCCTGCGTCCTAAAAGCTAACACTTGTTCTATGGTTTGATGTATTACGTTCAATATGTTTTGCCACAATTGAGGGACATCGGTAGAGTTATTTTTTTTCCATATTTCTGGCATTTGAAGTAGGTGAACAAAGCTGCGCTCTGTAACAGGTATGTTTAACCTATGAGCTAGTTTTTGTATAGCGTTCCAATATCCTACTGCGGTGTGCTCATCAATAGTAAATTCGGTCAAGCTGTGTGTAGAAGCAAACTCAATAGAGAGATTGAAATATATTTTGCCCCGTTCTAACTTTTGTGTTAAGACATTGCGGATTTCTATTTCTTTGTCGTTGAGGTATTGGGGCAGGTTTAGAGTAAGTTCTATTGCTCGGCTGTTGAGGCATTTCATTTCACATTGTATTTGATAGTCATTAAAAGTTTGTGCGACACTTGCAAAACCTGTCATGGAAGTAATCATGAAGCAAAGATATATGATTTGAGGATTTATTTTTTTTGGGCGTGCCCCTTGCTGCGCAAGGGTCGGGGCATTCCGCACTGCGCTTCGCTTCGGTACTTCGCTGCGCTTCGTACTGCCCTTACGGGCATGCTCCATGCCCCTCACGCGAACAACCTTTGCAATTATGTCTCTACCTTGTTTATGCTTAAAATACAATCTCTTACAAACTAAAACCTTGCATAAGAAACAGAGAAACGATGGTTTCAGAGATCCTTTGCGTGAGGCATGCGAAGGGCGTGCGTTAGCACGGTGCGGAGCGAAGCGTAGCGTAGCACCGAAGCGATAGCGTAGCCCGTAGCACGCCGACCTTGTGGGCAAAAGCCCACAAGGGCACGCCCAAAAAAATGAAATCCTCTTTTGTAAAATGCTTAAAAAATGCAGTTTGTTGCTTTAATAAAGCAGTAGCCGCAGAAAAGTAAAAATCTGCGGCGATGTTAGTTTGCTAAAAAATACATTAGATTCTAGGCATTACATGTTTAATAATATCCACGCCTTTATCAATTTCCTCCTTGCTGATATTCAAAGGTGGGCGAAAACGTATGGTTTTTTCCGCACAACCTAATAAAAACAAACCTTCCTTCATAGCTTCTCGGATAAGCGCATCTCTTTGAGCTCTTGAAGTAAGGTCAAATGCGCACATTAAGCCACGCCCACGAACATTGCTCACTTTGTCAGGATAAGCTTCTGCGACACTATATAATCTTTGAAGTAGATGCTCGCCTACAATAGCAGCGTTTTCTACCAAGTTATCCTCTTCAATAATTTCTAGAATCTTACCTGCACGAACCATGTCTACCAAATTTCCGCCCCAAGTAGAGTTGATACGGCTAGGTACGTGGAATACATTGTCAGGTATTTCATCAATGCGTTCCCCACAGATTAAGCCGCAAATTTGCATCTTTTTACCAAAAGCAATCATGTCAGGTACTACACCAAAGTGCTCATAAGCCCAGAATTTACCTGTTAAACCTACTCCTGTTTGTACTTCGTCAAAAATAAGTAGAGCTTCATTTTCTAATGCCAAGGTTTTGAGTTCTTGTAAAAACTCTGCTCTAAAATGGTTATCCCCTCCTTCGGCTTGAATAGGTTCAATGATAATTGCGGCAATATCATCTTTGCGCTCATAGAAGTGTTGTTTGATTTGCTTGATGGCTAGCTCTTCTCGTTTTTTGAGCTCTTCGTAGTTTTCGTCTGTGTAGGGGAACTTGATTTTAGGGTTGATTACTCGGGGCCAATCAAATTTAGTGAATAGAGCTGTCTTTTCGGGACTGGTGTTGGTTAGAGATAAGCAATATCCGCTTCTACCGTGAAAAGCTTGTTCAAAATGCAAAATTTGATGTCCTTTTTCGTATCGGTAGCCTTTTTGAAAATTCTTTTTAACTTTCCAATCCATTGCAGCTTTGAGCGTGTTTTCTACAGCTAATGTCCCTCCTGCAATAAAGAAAGCATATTTGAAGTCTTTATTCATGGCTACGCGCTCAAAAATAGACATGAATTGGGCGTATTCCACAGTGTAAATGTCAGAGTTGCTGGGATTAGTCAGTGCTGCGCGCATAAGAGCATCTAAAAATTCTTTGTCATTGAGCATTTTAGGGTGATTAAAACCAATAGGCGCTGATGCAAAAAAGGTGAAGAAATCTAATAGTTCTCTTTTGTGCTTCGAATCATACAAATACGACCCATGACTATTTTTCATATCCAAAGTAAGGTCATAGCCATCGGTCAAGATATGGCGAGATAGAATATCAACTACTTTATCAGGTGCAATTTGAACACGATTCATACTTTTTTGGCTTTGCAAGTTAGAAATAAAAATTAGAACCTACAAAAGTAACTTAAAACAGAGCAGAAAGGTTTAATTAAGTTGCATCATTGCTTTTTCTATTGTTTCTGCTAGCCAATCTATATCCTGCATGCTCACTGCACCTACGGATAGTCTGAACCATCCATTTTCCTCTGGGTATCCAAAGGCTTGAAAAGGAACAATACCAAGCTTAGCGTATTCTAACAAGTATTCAGCAATTTGGCTATTATTTTGTAATACTACACCTTGGGGTGTTTTTTTGCCAAAAAGGTTAAACTGCACAGAGAGGTACATAGCTCCTTGCGGTTCAATAGCATAAACAGGATATCCTTTTTGGGCTAGATGTTGCATAATTTCATAAAGTTTGTTTAGCCGTTGAGAGATTTCTTGTTTAGTTTTCTGTACATATTCTTCAATGTCTTCATCAAGGTAGAGGTATTGTGCTAAGGCAATTTGTTCTGCTCGTGGCGCCCATGCTCCTGCATGCGCGATAACATGAGTCATCTTACTAATAAGATGCTTGGGACCTAAGCCCCAGCCTACTCTTACGCCCGTAGCAGCAAAGCACTTAGAAATACCATCTACGATTACTACATAGTTTTTAAGTTCAGGGTAAAGCACTACGGGATTGTAATGCTTGTACTTTCCAAAAGTAAGCATCCAATATACAGAGTCAAAAAGTACGTAAAGGGGCTTTTGTTTTCCTTTTCTACGTTCATTTTCTTGTAATACCAATTCGCATATTCCACGAATGGCTTTCTCTGTAAACATTGTGCCAGTTGGGTTACTCGGTGAGCAGAGTGCTAAAACGTTCGCTTTTTCAATATGAGGTTCTAATTCTTCTCGTACAGGATGAAACCCATTTTCAGGTTTTGTAAGTAGGCGAATTTCTTTAGCTTGAGTTAGTACAGCATACAAATCGTTGTTCCAGCTAGGTACGGGGTAGAGAAGAGTGTGATTTGGGTCTAATGTACAGGAATAAAAAGCATGCGTTACAGGTCTTGAGCCACTGGTAATTTGAATTTCATCTAACTCATATTCCAATCCGAATTTTCTCTTATAAAAGGCTTGTACAGCTTTGCGAAGTTCTATTGTGCCGTAGGAAGGTGGATAATTTGTTTCATTGTTTTGATAGCTTTGAATAATTAGTTTTTTGAGGGTTTGAGGAATTTGGAACTCTTTGGGACTAAAATCCCCTACGCTTAAATTGCATACTCGCTCGCCTTGGGCTATCATATCCC
Coding sequences within it:
- a CDS encoding YicC family protein; this translates as MTGFASVAQTFNDYQIQCEMKCLNSRAIELTLNLPQYLNDKEIEIRNVLTQKLERGKIYFNLSIEFASTHSLTEFTIDEHTAVGYWNAIQKLAHRLNIPVTERSFVHLLQMPEIWKKNNSTDVPQLWQNILNVIHQTIEQVLAFRTQEGKNIAKFLKESVKKIQSLTMEIEKYELNRIPAMKDKLLQILKEYSVNLNEDRLMQELVYYAEKYDITEEKTRLLHHCQYFVESLESPQNNGKKLQFIAQEMHREANTLGVKSNHIEIQKIVVRIKEEIEKIKEQLNNVA
- the lat gene encoding L-lysine 6-transaminase encodes the protein MNRVQIAPDKVVDILSRHILTDGYDLTLDMKNSHGSYLYDSKHKRELLDFFTFFASAPIGFNHPKMLNDKEFLDALMRAALTNPSNSDIYTVEYAQFMSIFERVAMNKDFKYAFFIAGGTLAVENTLKAAMDWKVKKNFQKGYRYEKGHQILHFEQAFHGRSGYCLSLTNTSPEKTALFTKFDWPRVINPKIKFPYTDENYEELKKREELAIKQIKQHFYERKDDIAAIIIEPIQAEGGDNHFRAEFLQELKTLALENEALLIFDEVQTGVGLTGKFWAYEHFGVVPDMIAFGKKMQICGLICGERIDEIPDNVFHVPSRINSTWGGNLVDMVRAGKILEIIEEDNLVENAAIVGEHLLQRLYSVAEAYPDKVSNVRGRGLMCAFDLTSRAQRDALIREAMKEGLFLLGCAEKTIRFRPPLNISKEEIDKGVDIIKHVMPRI
- a CDS encoding aminotransferase class I/II-fold pyridoxal phosphate-dependent enzyme, with the translated sequence MEITGYSAVAEKLKGSDILKIANRLRDMIAQGERVCNLSVGDFSPKEFQIPQTLKKLIIQSYQNNETNYPPSYGTIELRKAVQAFYKRKFGLEYELDEIQITSGSRPVTHAFYSCTLDPNHTLLYPVPSWNNDLYAVLTQAKEIRLLTKPENGFHPVREELEPHIEKANVLALCSPSNPTGTMFTEKAIRGICELVLQENERRKGKQKPLYVLFDSVYWMLTFGKYKHYNPVVLYPELKNYVVIVDGISKCFAATGVRVGWGLGPKHLISKMTHVIAHAGAWAPRAEQIALAQYLYLDEDIEEYVQKTKQEISQRLNKLYEIMQHLAQKGYPVYAIEPQGAMYLSVQFNLFGKKTPQGVVLQNNSQIAEYLLEYAKLGIVPFQAFGYPEENGWFRLSVGAVSMQDIDWLAETIEKAMMQLN